Proteins encoded together in one Colius striatus isolate bColStr4 chromosome 3, bColStr4.1.hap1, whole genome shotgun sequence window:
- the UBN1 gene encoding ubinuclein-1 isoform X1, which translates to MTEPHRVSFTTLHGPLSSSFLKRSRKDDGEQPQDSEPAATAVRITLTLFEPDHKRCPEFFYPDLLKSCRGKVKGGSSGDKKKDPADPFNDDEKERHKVEALARKFEEKYGGKRRRKDRIQDLIDMGYGYDESDSFIDNSEAYDELVPASLTTKYGGFYINSGTLQFRQASESEDDYIKEKKKKCPKKRKLKDGGEKLKKKKKDDSYDKEKKSKKSKFPKAGFTALNASKEKKKKKYSGALSVKEMLKKFQKEKDAQKKKDEEQKVVTSSPAEAAAPREAEAMPDPLLSLFGHASDNDLLQAATAMDSLTDLDLERLLSESPEGSPFPDVEDGSDPIGVGLEQDFKQPPALPEGLPAPLEKRIKELAQAARAAEGEGKQRFFTQDINNIILDIELQTRELNSQIRSGVYAHLAAFFPCSKDTLVKRARKLYLYEQGGRLKEPLQKLKEAIGRAMPEQMAKYQEECQAHTQAKFAKMLEEEKDKEQRDRVCSDEDEDEEKGGKRVMGPRKKFQWNDEIRELLCHLVKIKLDGYDLDKNKAQSLEDYVKNFLDGEVKPLWPKGWMQARTLFKESRRVHGHLTSVLAKKKVIAPAKVKVKESSCKPDKKMSVSVPSVHSSSTLALSSEPQGGALGISAQTRELLSLGTAQAASTTGTPATFMDDSLDEDLIHNPTSSLEAVSKELAVLNSRAGGSPDFTLPGASKAPPEKIPALASSEEKRTFPKSNPSPTSSSGSLQSPLNFLAEQALALGQSSQDKKTENSNYKELSCQASPSKILPDAHQAKQKHHGLVRPSHGPQTSTSVPGSQVKVFHSGSQIQKTFTAPASFVKLQNPKSSSSSSSPLPQRSLLQQVKSSTKAQSFHSSVSPGSTQNSSSSHKSPSSSSSSLSYTGKHSSASSSSGQSYKPPFVSGSLSKHGASSSSSSSGASANQGGSSGSLVPGGQTPSSAQASSRPSASSSVKKTPVSQKLTLVAPPGGSNGDSSGGTQGVAKLLTSSLKPAVVSSTASSTSVPKGTSGAVLLTSSSSLSVLAPSYKSSNPKLPAALSTTPLGIISPIHSFPLHVISFSSDSSPKAGVSKDAIVTGPAPGTFHHGLGHSLLAGLHSSPHHAAPLPHSALSTHLPQSLPDASQLHGKGSNAQQRKL; encoded by the exons ATGACGGAGCCCCACAGGGTTTCGTTCACCACTCTCCACGGTCCTCTGAGCAGCAGTTTCTTGAAAAGGTCTcggaaagatgatggagaacAACCCCAGGACTCTGAaccagctgccacagctgtaAGAATCACACTTACTCTCTTTGAGCCAGATCACAAACGCTGTCCAGAATTTTTCTACCCGGATCTTCTGAAGAGCTGTCGAGGGAAAGTCAAAGGTGGTTCATCAGGAGACAAG AAGAAGGACCCTGCTGATCCCTTTAACGATGATGAAAAGGAAAGGCACAAAGTGGAGGCTCTTGCTAGGaagtttgaagaaaaatac GGTGGGAAGAGGCGTCGAAAAGACCGTATCCAGGACTTGATTGACATGGGGTACGGATATGACGAGTCTGACTCCTTCATCGATAACTCTGAAGCA TACGACGAGCTGGTTCCAGCTTCTCTTACCACAAAGTATGGAGGGTTTTACATCAACTCGGGAACGCTGCAGTTTCGGCAGGCATCTGAATCCGAGGATGACTacattaaagagaaaaagaagaagtgTCCTAAG AAGCGGAAATTGAAAGATGGAGGTGAAAAgctgaagaagaagaagaaagatgatTCCTAtgacaaggaaaagaaatccaaaaagTCCAAGTTCCCCAAAGCTGG CTTTACAGCCTTAAATGCAAGtaaagagaagaagaagaagaaatactcTGGTGCTCTTAGTGTCAAGGAGATGCTAAAGAAGTTCCAGAAGGAGAAGGATgctcagaagaagaaagatgaagaGCAGAAAGTGGTGACTTCTTcaccagcagaagcagcagcccccagggagGCGGAGGCGATGCCCGACCCTTTACTCTCGCTCTTCGGCCACGCCAGTGACAACGACCTACTTCAGGCAGCAACAGCTATGGACTCCCTAACTGACCTGGACCTGGAGCGGCTCCTCAGTGAATCCCCAGAAGGGAGCCCCTTTCCTGATGTGGAGGATGGGAGTGATCCTATTGGGGTGGGCTTGGAGCAGGATTTCAAGCAGCCACCAGCCCTGCCAGAAGGTCTGCCAGCCCCTTTGGAGAAACGCATCAAGGAACTGGCTCAG gctgccagagctgcagagggagaagGCAAACAGAGATTCTTCACTCAGGACATCAACAACATCATACTAGA CATCGAGCTGCAGACGCGGGAGCTGAACAGCCAGATCCGCTCAGGGGTGTACGCCCACCTGGCTGCTTTCTTCCCCTGCAGTAAGGACACTCTGGTCAAGCGTGCCCGTAAGCTTTATCTCTATGAGCAG GGCGGGCGATTGAAAGAACCTCTACAGAAGCTGAAGGAAGCCATTGGAAGGGCCATGCCAGAGCAGATGGCCAAGTACCAGGAGGAATGCCAAGCCCATACTCAGGCCAAGTTTGCCAA GAtgctggaagaggaaaaggacaAAGAGCAGCGAGATCGAGTTTGTTCTGAcgaggatgaggatgaagaaaAGGGAGGGAAACGAGTCATGGGGCCACGGAAGAAGTTTCAGTGGAATGATGAAATCAG GGAGCTGCTTTGCCACTTGGTGAAGATTAAGTTGGATGGTTATGACCTTGACAAGAATAAGGCTCAGTCTCTAGAGGATTATGTGAAGAACTTCCTAGATGGAGAGGTGAAGCCCCTTTGGCCAAAAGGCTGGATGCAGGCCAG GACACTGTTTAAGGAGAGCAGGCGTGTACACGGACACCTCACATCAGTCCT GGCGAAGAAGAAAGTTATAGCTCCTGCTAAGGTCAAAGTGAAG GAATCTTCCTGCAAGCCTGATAAAAAGATGTCGGTGTCTGTTCCTTCAGTGCACTCAAGCAGCACCTTAGCTCTGTCTTCAGAGCCCCAGGGAGGAGCTCTGGGCATCAGTGCCCAAACCAGAGAACTCCTGTCCCTTGGGACAGCCCAAGCAGCCAGCACCACTGGTACTCCTGCTACCTTCATGGATGACTCCTTGGATGAGGACTTAATTCATAATCCCACTTCCTCCCTCGAAGCAGTCTCTAAGGAACTGGCTGTGCTgaacagcagagcaggagggagcCCTGACTTTACTCTTCCTGGGGCTTCAAAAGCTCCACCAGAGAAGATCCCAGCTCTTGCATCCTCAGAGGAGAAGAGGACGTTTCCAAAGTCCAACCCTTCCCCTACATCATCCTCTGGTTCCCTTCAGTCCCCTCTAAATTTCCTGGCTGAGCAGGCCTTGGCATTGGGTCAGTCTTCTCAAGACAAAAAGACAGAGAACTCTAATTACAAAGAGCTCTCCTGCCAGGCCTCCCCCAGCAAAATCCTTCCTGATGCACACCAGGCTAAACAGAAACACCACGGCCTGGTCCGGCCAAGCCATGGGCCTCAGACCTCCACCTCGGTGCCAGGTTCTCAGGTGAAGGTCTTTCACTCAGGCAGCCAGATACAGAAAACTTTCACTGCCCCAGCTTCATTTGTCAAGCTACAGAATCCCAAgtcgtcctcctcctcctcctccccactgccccagcgctccctcctccagcaggtcaagtcATCAACCAAAGCTCAGAGCTTCCATTCCTCTGTGTCACCAGGCAGCACCCAAAACTCCAGCAGCTCTCACAAGAGCCCGAGCTCATCCTCATCATCTCTCAGCTACACAGGAAAGCACTCGAGCGCCTCAAGCTCTTCTGGACAGTCTTACAAACCACCCTTTGTTTCTGGTTCCCTCTCCAAGCATGGAGcttcttccagcagctcctcatctGGAGCTTCTGCAAACCAGGGTGGCTCCTCTGGGAGCTTGGTGCCCGGTGGGCAGACCCCTTCCTCGGCTCAGGCATCCAGCCGCCCCTCCGCCAGCTCCTCAGTGAAGAAGACACCAGTTTCACAGAAGCTGACTCTGGTGGCACCTCCTGGAGGTTCGAATGGTGATTCTAGTGGGGGCACTCAAGGAGTGGCCAAATTGCTGACCTCCTCCCTAAAGCCAGCTGTTGTTAGCAGCACTGCATCTTCTACCTCTGTGCCG aAGGGAACcagtggagctgtgctgctgacgAGTTCTTCCTCCTTAAGTGTACTGGCTCCATCCTACAAGTCCAGCAATCCAAAGCTGCCAGCTGCCCTGAGCACCACCCCATTAGGCATTATCTCTCCTATCCATTCCTTCCCTCTTCATGTCATCTCCTTCAGTTCAGACTCCTCCCCAAAAGCAGGAGTATCAAAGGATGCAATAGTTACAGGACCTGCTCCAGGAACTTTCCACCACGGCCTTGGCCACA GTCTTCTAGCTGGCTTGCACTCCAGCCCCCATCATGCAGCGCCACTCCCACATTCTGCCCTGTCCACTCATTTACCGCAAAGTTTGCCAG atgCTTCTCAGCTCCACGGCAAGGGGTCCAATGCACAGCAGCGCAAGTTGTGA
- the UBN1 gene encoding ubinuclein-1 isoform X5 yields MTEPHRVSFTTLHGPLSSSFLKRSRKDDGEQPQDSEPAATAVRITLTLFEPDHKRCPEFFYPDLLKSCRGKVKGGSSGDKKKDPADPFNDDEKERHKVEALARKFEEKYGGKRRRKDRIQDLIDMGYGYDESDSFIDNSEAYDELVPASLTTKYGGFYINSGTLQFRQASESEDDYIKEKKKKCPKKRKLKDGGEKLKKKKKDDSYDKEKKSKKSKFPKAGFTALNASKEKKKKKYSGALSVKEMLKKFQKEKDAQKKKDEEQKVVTSSPAEAAAPREAEAMPDPLLSLFGHASDNDLLQAATAMDSLTDLDLERLLSESPEGSPFPDVEDGSDPIGVGLEQDFKQPPALPEGLPAPLEKRIKELAQAARAAEGEGKQRFFTQDINNIILDIELQTRELNSQIRSGVYAHLAAFFPCSKDTLVKRARKLYLYEQGGRLKEPLQKLKEAIGRAMPEQMAKYQEECQAHTQAKFAKMLEEEKDKEQRDRVCSDEDEDEEKGGKRVMGPRKKFQWNDEIRTLFKESRRVHGHLTSVLAKKKVIAPAKVKVKESSCKPDKKMSVSVPSVHSSSTLALSSEPQGGALGISAQTRELLSLGTAQAASTTGTPATFMDDSLDEDLIHNPTSSLEAVSKELAVLNSRAGGSPDFTLPGASKAPPEKIPALASSEEKRTFPKSNPSPTSSSGSLQSPLNFLAEQALALGQSSQDKKTENSNYKELSCQASPSKILPDAHQAKQKHHGLVRPSHGPQTSTSVPGSQVKVFHSGSQIQKTFTAPASFVKLQNPKSSSSSSSPLPQRSLLQQVKSSTKAQSFHSSVSPGSTQNSSSSHKSPSSSSSSLSYTGKHSSASSSSGQSYKPPFVSGSLSKHGASSSSSSSGASANQGGSSGSLVPGGQTPSSAQASSRPSASSSVKKTPVSQKLTLVAPPGGSNGDSSGGTQGVAKLLTSSLKPAVVSSTASSTSVPKGTSGAVLLTSSSSLSVLAPSYKSSNPKLPAALSTTPLGIISPIHSFPLHVISFSSDSSPKAGVSKDAIVTGPAPGTFHHGLGHSLLAGLHSSPHHAAPLPHSALSTHLPQSLPDASQLHGKGSNAQQRKL; encoded by the exons ATGACGGAGCCCCACAGGGTTTCGTTCACCACTCTCCACGGTCCTCTGAGCAGCAGTTTCTTGAAAAGGTCTcggaaagatgatggagaacAACCCCAGGACTCTGAaccagctgccacagctgtaAGAATCACACTTACTCTCTTTGAGCCAGATCACAAACGCTGTCCAGAATTTTTCTACCCGGATCTTCTGAAGAGCTGTCGAGGGAAAGTCAAAGGTGGTTCATCAGGAGACAAG AAGAAGGACCCTGCTGATCCCTTTAACGATGATGAAAAGGAAAGGCACAAAGTGGAGGCTCTTGCTAGGaagtttgaagaaaaatac GGTGGGAAGAGGCGTCGAAAAGACCGTATCCAGGACTTGATTGACATGGGGTACGGATATGACGAGTCTGACTCCTTCATCGATAACTCTGAAGCA TACGACGAGCTGGTTCCAGCTTCTCTTACCACAAAGTATGGAGGGTTTTACATCAACTCGGGAACGCTGCAGTTTCGGCAGGCATCTGAATCCGAGGATGACTacattaaagagaaaaagaagaagtgTCCTAAG AAGCGGAAATTGAAAGATGGAGGTGAAAAgctgaagaagaagaagaaagatgatTCCTAtgacaaggaaaagaaatccaaaaagTCCAAGTTCCCCAAAGCTGG CTTTACAGCCTTAAATGCAAGtaaagagaagaagaagaagaaatactcTGGTGCTCTTAGTGTCAAGGAGATGCTAAAGAAGTTCCAGAAGGAGAAGGATgctcagaagaagaaagatgaagaGCAGAAAGTGGTGACTTCTTcaccagcagaagcagcagcccccagggagGCGGAGGCGATGCCCGACCCTTTACTCTCGCTCTTCGGCCACGCCAGTGACAACGACCTACTTCAGGCAGCAACAGCTATGGACTCCCTAACTGACCTGGACCTGGAGCGGCTCCTCAGTGAATCCCCAGAAGGGAGCCCCTTTCCTGATGTGGAGGATGGGAGTGATCCTATTGGGGTGGGCTTGGAGCAGGATTTCAAGCAGCCACCAGCCCTGCCAGAAGGTCTGCCAGCCCCTTTGGAGAAACGCATCAAGGAACTGGCTCAG gctgccagagctgcagagggagaagGCAAACAGAGATTCTTCACTCAGGACATCAACAACATCATACTAGA CATCGAGCTGCAGACGCGGGAGCTGAACAGCCAGATCCGCTCAGGGGTGTACGCCCACCTGGCTGCTTTCTTCCCCTGCAGTAAGGACACTCTGGTCAAGCGTGCCCGTAAGCTTTATCTCTATGAGCAG GGCGGGCGATTGAAAGAACCTCTACAGAAGCTGAAGGAAGCCATTGGAAGGGCCATGCCAGAGCAGATGGCCAAGTACCAGGAGGAATGCCAAGCCCATACTCAGGCCAAGTTTGCCAA GAtgctggaagaggaaaaggacaAAGAGCAGCGAGATCGAGTTTGTTCTGAcgaggatgaggatgaagaaaAGGGAGGGAAACGAGTCATGGGGCCACGGAAGAAGTTTCAGTGGAATGATGAAATCAG GACACTGTTTAAGGAGAGCAGGCGTGTACACGGACACCTCACATCAGTCCT GGCGAAGAAGAAAGTTATAGCTCCTGCTAAGGTCAAAGTGAAG GAATCTTCCTGCAAGCCTGATAAAAAGATGTCGGTGTCTGTTCCTTCAGTGCACTCAAGCAGCACCTTAGCTCTGTCTTCAGAGCCCCAGGGAGGAGCTCTGGGCATCAGTGCCCAAACCAGAGAACTCCTGTCCCTTGGGACAGCCCAAGCAGCCAGCACCACTGGTACTCCTGCTACCTTCATGGATGACTCCTTGGATGAGGACTTAATTCATAATCCCACTTCCTCCCTCGAAGCAGTCTCTAAGGAACTGGCTGTGCTgaacagcagagcaggagggagcCCTGACTTTACTCTTCCTGGGGCTTCAAAAGCTCCACCAGAGAAGATCCCAGCTCTTGCATCCTCAGAGGAGAAGAGGACGTTTCCAAAGTCCAACCCTTCCCCTACATCATCCTCTGGTTCCCTTCAGTCCCCTCTAAATTTCCTGGCTGAGCAGGCCTTGGCATTGGGTCAGTCTTCTCAAGACAAAAAGACAGAGAACTCTAATTACAAAGAGCTCTCCTGCCAGGCCTCCCCCAGCAAAATCCTTCCTGATGCACACCAGGCTAAACAGAAACACCACGGCCTGGTCCGGCCAAGCCATGGGCCTCAGACCTCCACCTCGGTGCCAGGTTCTCAGGTGAAGGTCTTTCACTCAGGCAGCCAGATACAGAAAACTTTCACTGCCCCAGCTTCATTTGTCAAGCTACAGAATCCCAAgtcgtcctcctcctcctcctccccactgccccagcgctccctcctccagcaggtcaagtcATCAACCAAAGCTCAGAGCTTCCATTCCTCTGTGTCACCAGGCAGCACCCAAAACTCCAGCAGCTCTCACAAGAGCCCGAGCTCATCCTCATCATCTCTCAGCTACACAGGAAAGCACTCGAGCGCCTCAAGCTCTTCTGGACAGTCTTACAAACCACCCTTTGTTTCTGGTTCCCTCTCCAAGCATGGAGcttcttccagcagctcctcatctGGAGCTTCTGCAAACCAGGGTGGCTCCTCTGGGAGCTTGGTGCCCGGTGGGCAGACCCCTTCCTCGGCTCAGGCATCCAGCCGCCCCTCCGCCAGCTCCTCAGTGAAGAAGACACCAGTTTCACAGAAGCTGACTCTGGTGGCACCTCCTGGAGGTTCGAATGGTGATTCTAGTGGGGGCACTCAAGGAGTGGCCAAATTGCTGACCTCCTCCCTAAAGCCAGCTGTTGTTAGCAGCACTGCATCTTCTACCTCTGTGCCG aAGGGAACcagtggagctgtgctgctgacgAGTTCTTCCTCCTTAAGTGTACTGGCTCCATCCTACAAGTCCAGCAATCCAAAGCTGCCAGCTGCCCTGAGCACCACCCCATTAGGCATTATCTCTCCTATCCATTCCTTCCCTCTTCATGTCATCTCCTTCAGTTCAGACTCCTCCCCAAAAGCAGGAGTATCAAAGGATGCAATAGTTACAGGACCTGCTCCAGGAACTTTCCACCACGGCCTTGGCCACA GTCTTCTAGCTGGCTTGCACTCCAGCCCCCATCATGCAGCGCCACTCCCACATTCTGCCCTGTCCACTCATTTACCGCAAAGTTTGCCAG atgCTTCTCAGCTCCACGGCAAGGGGTCCAATGCACAGCAGCGCAAGTTGTGA
- the UBN1 gene encoding ubinuclein-1 isoform X2 produces MTEPHRVSFTTLHGPLSSSFLKRSRKDDGEQPQDSEPAATAVRITLTLFEPDHKRCPEFFYPDLLKSCRGKVKGGSSGDKKKDPADPFNDDEKERHKVEALARKFEEKYGGKRRRKDRIQDLIDMGYGYDESDSFIDNSEAYDELVPASLTTKYGGFYINSGTLQFRQASESEDDYIKEKKKKCPKKRKLKDGGEKLKKKKKDDSYDKEKKSKKSKFPKAGFTALNASKEKKKKKYSGALSVKEMLKKFQKEKDAQKKKDEEQKVVTSSPAEAAAPREAEAMPDPLLSLFGHASDNDLLQAATAMDSLTDLDLERLLSESPEGSPFPDVEDGSDPIGVGLEQDFKQPPALPEGLPAPLEKRIKELAQAARAAEGEGKQRFFTQDINNIILDIELQTRELNSQIRSGVYAHLAAFFPCSKDTLVKRARKLYLYEQGGRLKEPLQKLKEAIGRAMPEQMAKYQEECQAHTQAKFAKMLEEEKDKEQRDRVCSDEDEDEEKGGKRVMGPRKKFQWNDEIRELLCHLVKIKLDGYDLDKNKAQSLEDYVKNFLDGEVKPLWPKGWMQARTLFKESRRVHGHLTSVLAKKKVIAPAKVKVKESSCKPDKKMSVSVPSVHSSSTLALSSEPQGGALGISAQTRELLSLGTAQAASTTGTPATFMDDSLDEDLIHNPTSSLEAVSKELAVLNSRAGGSPDFTLPGASKAPPEKIPALASSEEKRTFPKSNPSPTSSSGSLQSPLNFLAEQALALGQSSQDKKTENSNYKELSCQASPSKILPDAHQAKQKHHGLVRPSHGPQTSTSVPGSQVKVFHSGSQIQKTFTAPASFVKLQNPKSSSSSSSPLPQRSLLQQVKSSTKAQSFHSSVSPGSTQNSSSSHKSPSSSSSSLSYTGKHSSASSSSGQSYKPPFVSGSLSKHGASSSSSSSGASANQGGSSGSLVPGGQTPSSAQASSRPSASSSVKKTPVSQKLTLVAPPGGSNGDSSGGTQGVAKLLTSSLKPAVVSSTASSTSVPKGTSGAVLLTSSSSLSVLAPSYKSSNPKLPAALSTTPLGIISPIHSFPLHVISFSSDSSPKAGVSKDAIVTGPAPGTFHHGLGHSLLAGLHSSPHHAAPLPHSALSTHLPQSLPG; encoded by the exons ATGACGGAGCCCCACAGGGTTTCGTTCACCACTCTCCACGGTCCTCTGAGCAGCAGTTTCTTGAAAAGGTCTcggaaagatgatggagaacAACCCCAGGACTCTGAaccagctgccacagctgtaAGAATCACACTTACTCTCTTTGAGCCAGATCACAAACGCTGTCCAGAATTTTTCTACCCGGATCTTCTGAAGAGCTGTCGAGGGAAAGTCAAAGGTGGTTCATCAGGAGACAAG AAGAAGGACCCTGCTGATCCCTTTAACGATGATGAAAAGGAAAGGCACAAAGTGGAGGCTCTTGCTAGGaagtttgaagaaaaatac GGTGGGAAGAGGCGTCGAAAAGACCGTATCCAGGACTTGATTGACATGGGGTACGGATATGACGAGTCTGACTCCTTCATCGATAACTCTGAAGCA TACGACGAGCTGGTTCCAGCTTCTCTTACCACAAAGTATGGAGGGTTTTACATCAACTCGGGAACGCTGCAGTTTCGGCAGGCATCTGAATCCGAGGATGACTacattaaagagaaaaagaagaagtgTCCTAAG AAGCGGAAATTGAAAGATGGAGGTGAAAAgctgaagaagaagaagaaagatgatTCCTAtgacaaggaaaagaaatccaaaaagTCCAAGTTCCCCAAAGCTGG CTTTACAGCCTTAAATGCAAGtaaagagaagaagaagaagaaatactcTGGTGCTCTTAGTGTCAAGGAGATGCTAAAGAAGTTCCAGAAGGAGAAGGATgctcagaagaagaaagatgaagaGCAGAAAGTGGTGACTTCTTcaccagcagaagcagcagcccccagggagGCGGAGGCGATGCCCGACCCTTTACTCTCGCTCTTCGGCCACGCCAGTGACAACGACCTACTTCAGGCAGCAACAGCTATGGACTCCCTAACTGACCTGGACCTGGAGCGGCTCCTCAGTGAATCCCCAGAAGGGAGCCCCTTTCCTGATGTGGAGGATGGGAGTGATCCTATTGGGGTGGGCTTGGAGCAGGATTTCAAGCAGCCACCAGCCCTGCCAGAAGGTCTGCCAGCCCCTTTGGAGAAACGCATCAAGGAACTGGCTCAG gctgccagagctgcagagggagaagGCAAACAGAGATTCTTCACTCAGGACATCAACAACATCATACTAGA CATCGAGCTGCAGACGCGGGAGCTGAACAGCCAGATCCGCTCAGGGGTGTACGCCCACCTGGCTGCTTTCTTCCCCTGCAGTAAGGACACTCTGGTCAAGCGTGCCCGTAAGCTTTATCTCTATGAGCAG GGCGGGCGATTGAAAGAACCTCTACAGAAGCTGAAGGAAGCCATTGGAAGGGCCATGCCAGAGCAGATGGCCAAGTACCAGGAGGAATGCCAAGCCCATACTCAGGCCAAGTTTGCCAA GAtgctggaagaggaaaaggacaAAGAGCAGCGAGATCGAGTTTGTTCTGAcgaggatgaggatgaagaaaAGGGAGGGAAACGAGTCATGGGGCCACGGAAGAAGTTTCAGTGGAATGATGAAATCAG GGAGCTGCTTTGCCACTTGGTGAAGATTAAGTTGGATGGTTATGACCTTGACAAGAATAAGGCTCAGTCTCTAGAGGATTATGTGAAGAACTTCCTAGATGGAGAGGTGAAGCCCCTTTGGCCAAAAGGCTGGATGCAGGCCAG GACACTGTTTAAGGAGAGCAGGCGTGTACACGGACACCTCACATCAGTCCT GGCGAAGAAGAAAGTTATAGCTCCTGCTAAGGTCAAAGTGAAG GAATCTTCCTGCAAGCCTGATAAAAAGATGTCGGTGTCTGTTCCTTCAGTGCACTCAAGCAGCACCTTAGCTCTGTCTTCAGAGCCCCAGGGAGGAGCTCTGGGCATCAGTGCCCAAACCAGAGAACTCCTGTCCCTTGGGACAGCCCAAGCAGCCAGCACCACTGGTACTCCTGCTACCTTCATGGATGACTCCTTGGATGAGGACTTAATTCATAATCCCACTTCCTCCCTCGAAGCAGTCTCTAAGGAACTGGCTGTGCTgaacagcagagcaggagggagcCCTGACTTTACTCTTCCTGGGGCTTCAAAAGCTCCACCAGAGAAGATCCCAGCTCTTGCATCCTCAGAGGAGAAGAGGACGTTTCCAAAGTCCAACCCTTCCCCTACATCATCCTCTGGTTCCCTTCAGTCCCCTCTAAATTTCCTGGCTGAGCAGGCCTTGGCATTGGGTCAGTCTTCTCAAGACAAAAAGACAGAGAACTCTAATTACAAAGAGCTCTCCTGCCAGGCCTCCCCCAGCAAAATCCTTCCTGATGCACACCAGGCTAAACAGAAACACCACGGCCTGGTCCGGCCAAGCCATGGGCCTCAGACCTCCACCTCGGTGCCAGGTTCTCAGGTGAAGGTCTTTCACTCAGGCAGCCAGATACAGAAAACTTTCACTGCCCCAGCTTCATTTGTCAAGCTACAGAATCCCAAgtcgtcctcctcctcctcctccccactgccccagcgctccctcctccagcaggtcaagtcATCAACCAAAGCTCAGAGCTTCCATTCCTCTGTGTCACCAGGCAGCACCCAAAACTCCAGCAGCTCTCACAAGAGCCCGAGCTCATCCTCATCATCTCTCAGCTACACAGGAAAGCACTCGAGCGCCTCAAGCTCTTCTGGACAGTCTTACAAACCACCCTTTGTTTCTGGTTCCCTCTCCAAGCATGGAGcttcttccagcagctcctcatctGGAGCTTCTGCAAACCAGGGTGGCTCCTCTGGGAGCTTGGTGCCCGGTGGGCAGACCCCTTCCTCGGCTCAGGCATCCAGCCGCCCCTCCGCCAGCTCCTCAGTGAAGAAGACACCAGTTTCACAGAAGCTGACTCTGGTGGCACCTCCTGGAGGTTCGAATGGTGATTCTAGTGGGGGCACTCAAGGAGTGGCCAAATTGCTGACCTCCTCCCTAAAGCCAGCTGTTGTTAGCAGCACTGCATCTTCTACCTCTGTGCCG aAGGGAACcagtggagctgtgctgctgacgAGTTCTTCCTCCTTAAGTGTACTGGCTCCATCCTACAAGTCCAGCAATCCAAAGCTGCCAGCTGCCCTGAGCACCACCCCATTAGGCATTATCTCTCCTATCCATTCCTTCCCTCTTCATGTCATCTCCTTCAGTTCAGACTCCTCCCCAAAAGCAGGAGTATCAAAGGATGCAATAGTTACAGGACCTGCTCCAGGAACTTTCCACCACGGCCTTGGCCACA GTCTTCTAGCTGGCTTGCACTCCAGCCCCCATCATGCAGCGCCACTCCCACATTCTGCCCTGTCCACTCATTTACCGCAAAGTTTGCCAG GATGA